GGTCATCCTGCCGGGCGGGTCGGTGCAGGTGACGGGTGAGCAGAAAATCCTGCTCGTGGACTTCGATGTGGCGCAGAGCTTCGGCAGGCAGGCGGGCCAGTCCCGCCGCTGGGTGATGAACCCGGTGCTCAAGGCCACGGAGCTGCAGGTGAGCGGCAGCGCCACGGCAACGCTCCGGCTGGGGGCCGGCGTCACACTCCCGAGCGTAGGCGGAAGCGCGGTCACCCTGGCCAACTTCAAGGCGCGGCTCACTAGCAGTGAGGGGAGCAGCGAGGCGCTGGCGTTGACGGACGCCAATGCGGACGGCGTTTTCGAGGCGACGTTCAAGTTCCTGTTCCCGGGGCAGTACACGCTCGAGTTCGTGGCGCCGGCAGGCGTATCGTTCACCACGAACCCGACGACGCCGACCTCGGTAACGGTTGCCTCGGCTGCCTCCGTGACTTCCGCGTTCACAGTGACGGCGGCCAGCGGATCCTGAGCAGACGCCCGCTTCGCGCATGCGTATACGCATGCGCACCCGCCGCGCTTCCCGCTCCCGCTCACACTCTTCAGCCGCTGCCCGCCGGGGCCAGCGAAAGATGGGGAGCGGGAGCGGCGCGGTGGATGACATTCTCGTGGGGCGGCTGCAGCAGGTTCCCGGGCGTGCTATACTGGCTCGCGTGATTTACGCAGTGAGCTGGAGCGGCGGGAAGGATTCGGCGCTGGCACTGGACCGGGCAGTGCGCGGTGGCCTGCGCGTGCAGCACCTTTTTAACATTTACGAGGGCTCGAGCGGCCGCGTCCGCTTCCACGGCGTGCGCCGCGAGTTGATCCGCGCGCAGGCCGATGCGCTGGGATTGGATCTGATCCAGGCGCACACGCATCCGGCGGACTTCGAGGCGGTTTTTGCCAGCGTGCTGGACGAGCTGGAAGCGTTGGAGGTAGACGGCGTCGTCTTCGGCAACATTCATCTGGCGGACATCCGGGCGTGGTACGAGGAGCGGACCACGGCACGCGGCTTCGAGCACCGGGAGCCGCTCTGGGAGGAGAACCCCGCCGCACTGCTG
This portion of the Gemmatimonadota bacterium genome encodes:
- a CDS encoding DUF4382 domain-containing protein, whose amino-acid sequence is MTRRVAEYAVLALALSLPLAACDDGDNMGAQTGRMSILLTDAPGDVKAAVVTIAGIYLQGQGSDTGRIFLTQTETTTNLITLANDTRTLVDGATISAGTYAQLRFILTGAFLEVENADGSTSIFASSPGYKGLPAGAKVEGELQMPSLAQSGLKVILPGGSVQVTGEQKILLVDFDVAQSFGRQAGQSRRWVMNPVLKATELQVSGSATATLRLGAGVTLPSVGGSAVTLANFKARLTSSEGSSEALALTDANADGVFEATFKFLFPGQYTLEFVAPAGVSFTTNPTTPTSVTVASAASVTSAFTVTAASGS
- a CDS encoding diphthine--ammonia ligase, whose translation is MDDILVGRLQQVPGRAILARVIYAVSWSGGKDSALALDRAVRGGLRVQHLFNIYEGSSGRVRFHGVRRELIRAQADALGLDLIQAHTHPADFEAVFASVLDELEALEVDGVVFGNIHLADIRAWYEERTTARGFEHREPLWEENPAALLDEALGRGYRARVVSVNLELGRGEWLGRELDAALAAELKALPDVDPAGERGEYHTFVFDGPLFREPLQVADGEVFEREGHLVLDLLPAPPPPVEQT